The Telopea speciosissima isolate NSW1024214 ecotype Mountain lineage chromosome 11, Tspe_v1, whole genome shotgun sequence genome includes the window atgagGGGTGGGGGCAGTCATTTTGACCCCTCTGTGTGTCGGTGTGAAcggtacactcccccacaggaAAGTGGGAAACAGTTCTCCAAAAACTAAAGATGAACAAAGAATGACTTTGCGGAGTTGTTCAACTTCAATATCTTTTATAGTTCAACTCTGCTTGTGCAGTTGCACACATATACGCTAGAATGATTGATACTTTTAAATCAATTTTGATCATATTTACAGCCAAACAGAATAAACATGTTATGCTTCCACTCTACTTTTTTCAGATGGACAAATTTAATAATTCTTATATTTAACTGTACATGTGTTATCCCTGTTAGAATGGTGAATAGTTTTGTGTATGCATGATGAATAATTCTCACAGGGATGAGACTATAATGGAAAAATTTGTTTGCATCTTTTTTGCATACATTTTTCTCTTATATCATTTAACGTGCATGGTTGGATTTTGTGATTAATATAGGTATATGACGATACCACTGAAGGCAAGAAAGTCTGCACTTATTACAACTTGGACTCCATTCCTGTGATTCTTGTTATTGATCCCATCACAGGACAAAAAATGTGGTCATGGAATGGAATGATCCATCCAGACCGTTTATTGGAGGTATGATTTGCATAATTTCTGGAAATGTTTGATCCATACCACAGATACCTTGACTTATTTGGGAGTACTTAGtaatctcaaattctcaatTACCAGAGGTTGactgtaattttcttttcaattagTTAGGTTCGAGATAAAGTTTTGATTCTTCTCTAGctctaaattttattttgccCTTTTGTGTAGGATCTACTACCATTCATGGATGGTGGCCCCAAGAACCACCATATCACTCATCCTCATAAACGTCCACGGGAGAGTCCTCAGAAATCTACCCAAAAAGCACAAGGTATGACCAGGTTAGCATTTGATTGGTGTTGTATTTTCATGGTGCAGCCTTTGGTCCAGAAGTATTAATACTGACAAGTAAACAAAAACGCTATGAAAGAAGTGAAGTATCAACAAACTGAAGTTTTTGGCCCATTTAGAATATTACACCTATTTGTTTTCTGGCCAGGAAAACTACTTGCCAGTACAGCTACCGCCGATGAATTTTTGAGACAATCTACAGCTATAATGCAGAATTTATCTACATGAAGACGAGACTATAAAATTCATATGTTTGAGATTCAGTGTTTTTATTTGTCCTGTtcattactttttttatttttactttaaaaaaaaaccttcaatGATATGAACTGATGGGGTTTCTGAGGACTTTAAGGATTTAGGGTTAAGAAACCTCAAGTTTAATCAAAATCGCAGGGATAGGAACCAAATCAGAACTGGAGATTTTCATTAAATTAGGATCTCTTCGGTTGGTTTTCTATTTCGATTTCAGGGGGAGATTTCAATTTTCGagtgtgtttggtatgatttttgcaccttatttttGGGAAATATAAATCATTAAAagtagaaattctgaaatagctggaGAGCTATTTCGGAATTTCaatttcatctctctcttggtATCTACgctccccaccccctcccctgcTACCTCCTCACCCTGCCCTCTCCCCCATCTCTCCCCACCCCTGTATTCAGTGGCCCCCTTTCGTTGCCCCTGCTCCTTCCCCCACCCTGCAACTGATTTTCATATCCTTCCCCTCCACCCCACCCCAACATGCAGCCTCCGACCACAACAACTCCACCCCACCTTCGTCACCCTGCAGCCAGTGGCCAACCTTTGTTGCCCCTGCTTTCTCCCCCTGCCCTGCAACCGCTTCTCGTATCCTTTCCTCCCTCCACCCTACCTTTGTCGTCCTTGCTCCCTCCCTGCCCTGCCCACCCTCCTCATCAGCTTGTCCAAGACCGACGACCTCTTCCTTCAATCAAGAGGCCTCTGGCCGTATCTGCAACCGCTGCTGCTATCAAagtcaaagaaaataaaactgcCAGAAATCCTTCTAAGTCCCTTCCTTTCCAAGTTGGTCATTGCTTTGCCCTTCATAAACCGGAGGCCAGGTACTCACTGATCATCGAAATCAATGTCTTCAATGATAGAGGCTGTGAAGCTCCAAAATGGATTTCTTATGCATCTTTGATTCCGGCAAGAGCTCCAAAATGGATTTCATATGCAACCAAGCAAATTcgatttcttgaccaaaaaactATTCGTTGACTTGTTTTAAGAAAccaatctgaaattgaaatcaaaatcgaaccaaagagagccttaacAAAGACAAGGTTAAGTAGTTAATTAGGGATGGGTAATGTCGCAGCAAAATCTGACTTAAAACTGATGGTCAGATCCTGAGTTGTAGAGGAATCCTACTTGAATTATGTTACCCAAGAACTGCAGAATCACAGTACAGATTTTAGTGCTTCAAACCATAATTTAATGAAGGTAATAATCAGTGATTAATAGTAAACAGAGATTCAGAAATCAAAATTATTTACCAGTTTCAGGAAATCCAGATTAGAAGAATTGGAGTTGAAATAGGATTCCAGAAAATCGATGGCTAAACTAATAAACAGAAATTGCATTCAATCTAGATCTAGAAACAACAATCCAGAATAGAAAACTGCGCataaggaagaaggaaaattgACTAACAGATTGATAAGCCAGCAAGGCAAAACAGAATTAGAATGTATAAAGAAACTAACATGCGCAGAAAGGAAAAGTTCAGATCTGACCTGTTTCAATTGCTGAAAAGGGAAGATAGATAAGAGAGTATAACATTCAGGAATCCACCTGATTATAATCTGTTGAATCCACGGCAGAAAACACTACTAAATCCAAAGTATTCCATTACTGAGTCCACAGAAGAATACTCTTGAATCCCACAAGAGAACCTGAGATCCACAGACCAAAGTAGCAGCCAAAGCCTATCGTCATTAATAAATTTGTGGGTAGGACTCTAGCCCTGTACATTTACATTATATAGAACAATGCCAGACAGGCTCAAAGTCAGAAAAGGAAGACCTAAACCAATCTTGAGCTGAAAAGGAAACTGACTGGGAAACTGAAATAAGAAAACAGCTTGAAAACAGGATTGAAATTATATTAACCTATTCCAGCCTGACTACTGGCAACATAACaagaataataaattaaagaaaGTAGAGTCCGAAATAGATCCTACAATGGCTGGTTCCTTGGGTGAACCAGAACTGAACCACAGGGTCTGTAAAGAACAAGATAACTGCTTCAAAGTTGGACCAGACCAAACAGCAGGCCATTCTGgcctgttttcttttctttcttctgctgATATAACTGGAATACTGATTCATGCACATTAATATGGTATGTTAACATGCACTATGACCAATTTGATTTGTCTTAGATTTGGTAGCTAAACATGTCAAGTTCCAGATAAAAGCAAATGTCTATTGTTCAGGGGAGGAGAGTTTATTCACACTTCTTAAATGAAAGTCTTCTCTGGTTTTAGATAGTGTGATAGAGATTGAGTCTGAATCGCTTTCTAGTTCTGTTTTACTTCACAATTCTGTTTTAGATACATATAAGGAGGTTCAGTCTAAATATGCATATAATTGAAGAACAGATTAGAGATTTGAATAATGGAATGAAAGTTTGAGTTGAGTTTACCCGGTTGTGGAGTTTCTGTGAGCAAAGGGTTGGCCTAGGTCCTACACATCTCTCCTTTCCTCATCATCAACtctgctctctccctctctctctacacacacacacacacacacacacaccatcTTCTAATCCTTTTTCACCCTGATATCTAgtctattttaaattttaaactgTAATACTCATTACCCATTACATACCCCACAACTATGTTTTTGCTTTTTCTCTGAACTGCGAGAGTTGAGAGTCCATTAGAAGCATTTGAGAAATTGAAAAATGACCAACCACACTGCGCCCCATCAAAAGTAGTACCCAGTGCTGGGGATTTTGCCAGCTTCTTTCTAAATGCCTTATTTGgatcatttcttttatttttgattgAATTCTCTggtatttctgatttttttgaaTCCTTTTGTTTTAAGTGGTTATCTTGATCGATTGAAGCACAGTATTCCTTCAATCTTTATACCCTTTCAAAGATTGAACACTCAAAAGTTCAATCTGACATCTGAAGCCTAATCTTCTCTGTTTCCTAAATTTCCTTGGTCCATTATTTGTGTGATGAAATTCTCAAACAAGGATTGCTCTCTTGTAGAGCTCATGTTTGCTCATATCCAACAGTTCCAGTGTTCAGCATGTGCTCAGTTATGCAAAAGACTCTTTGAGCTTTGGTACAACATGCTTAGCTTCAATCCTTttattatgaaaattttgaagtggGGCTTCAGATCCTGTACGGGTTCAGTGGAGCTATATCTAGACATGTGTAGTGGGGATTGACGAACCGTTCCTGCATAAGAGATTGCCAAGGCCAAGAATTAGCCTGGTTCCAAGTTATTTACACTTCCCCCTCCCCcgccccaccccaccccaccccaccccaccccatccaaaaagaaaataaaaaaaattggagattAATTTGCAATGTTAATTGGGGAGGTAAGATATTTTAGGGTAAAGCTCTGAAGTTTCACTTGTAACTTGTTTGAAGGTTAAAATTTATTTGAATGCATGATCCTGTGAGGAATTTACCTAAGTATGAGTGTATGACCCATTTGATGATCAATCCTTCTCTATGCATGCTACATGAGGCTGTTTGGAAATGGTGCCACAGAACTGGTTGTACATGATACTTTAACCCAGTCGCAAGAAGTTCTCTGTGATCAGAGGAGCATACTATGTGAGAAGGTTTGACAACAGTGTAAATGTGTTGGGATCTAGCATGTGTGCGAAGAATCCAATTTGATCTATGATCATGCATGTGTTGAACTCGGGGTAGATGCATCTGGTTCTAAAGCTATATTCCGTTATTCCCTCTCAACTGTCCTTGGACAGCATAATAGCAATTAGCATACTATGGATTACCATCATTACTATGAAACATTTCAACATTACTACATTTATTTACATGGATTATGGATGTGTAGAATAGACTTCGTATTATGGCCCATTGTTGATATGATATAATCTTAAACATTTGTAATTCTAATGATTTGATGTATTtgaatattttgtttttgtacCAAATCTGTCCTGCACACCTTTTCCTGCAGCATAAGTTTGATCTAATGGAAGTGTGTTGGAAACTTATTTCTTTGACCCTTTATCGAATCTTAAAAGTTACCAGAATTCCTAAAAATGTGTCGTTAGTTTTTAATggaattttcttccttttcctctttttagTCTTTTAAGATCTTTCTATTCATTCTTCTTTTGATCTTCCTTGCTTGCTCTATCAGTCACAGATGATGCTaatgaggaagatgaagaattgCGGCTAGCGCTGGCAGCTTCTTTGGGAAGCAAAAAAGAGCCCATCAACTTTACTTCTACTAATGCAGCAGATGATTCCAATTTGGACAAGGAAGCTGAGACATGCTCTACCAAGAAGTATACATATCCATCTCTTCCTGAAGAACCCAAAGGTGACAGAAACCTCCTTTGCAGGGTCGGAATTCGTCTTCCTGATGGTCGTAGGGTTCAGAGAAATTTCCTTCTGAAGGACCCAGTAAAGGTATGAATTTTCAGAAAGTTTATTCCTAAAAAATGTTGAGTAAGATGTTCCAACCATCCTTAATCATAGGTTTTCTTTTGACCACTGACCTTACTGAATGCTACAAATGGTTGTGTTTCATTCATGGTTACGTTTGTTGATTGTTTCAGTTGCTGTGGTCCTTCTGCTACTCTCAGCTCGAAGAAGCAGAGACTCGCCCATTCCGCTTAACACAAGCAATCCCAGGAGCTTCAAAGTCTTTGGACTATGAGAGCGTACTAACCTTTGAGTTGTCGGGCCTTGCGAACTCGATGATCTCAGTTACTTGGGAATGAGAAGGTTGTATTAatcgattaaaaaaataataataaagaaatgaaAGGGTCATTTTGTATTTGGGAACTTGGAGCTTTATGTCTTTGGCTGCTGAAACTGCAGGGAAGAACTCTCTGAGTGATTATCCATTCATCCTTTTTTTATGATCTTGGTCCTTGTTTGACGAAGGGGTTGGGTGTTTGGTTCATACTTAGGACTCTTTCGTTTTTTTTCATTGTAAATATTTATGTTCTTTCATAAGGTGATGGCTACGGAACTTTTacttccttctccattcttgGATATTTCACCTCTTTCTTATGATCTCTATGATTCAGTGTAGtgcaagggaaatagaaggaagggaagtaaaataaaaaaaatattgtgcAAACTTTTGTTTTATCATTATTTCATATGATTTGTAATTAACTTCAAAATGTTTTATCTGTTTATTAAACAACACATCGGAACCCAAATTCCAGAAACCAAAGACATTGATCAGACAGAATTAATTAACCTGGAGAATGGGTTATTTGAGAGATGCGTCTTGGGAGAGATGATATGGAAGCCATGGAAGCAAAATTGGTTGGAAGCGAAACAAAGCTTTGAGCTCTGTAATTACAAATTTGCGCATAACTATTTGTTCAGAAAGACCAAGGATTCAAACACACAGACTTTCAGAATAGTAGAATCAGGATTTAGAAACAATGTCTAAGCAAAAGCAGCTTAATAACCAACAAAAACTCAAAAAGTAGAGACATTAAACGGTGCTAGCAGCAAAATACAAGTCCATTATTTTTCCAACCACAGAGCTTCACAATCTTCAAGGTTTAGTTAAAGAACCTGCAACTGCAAAGCCAAACCACTTCGTTTCTCCTCATATCCTCCCATCGGCCGCATCCCATTGTCTTCTGGCCTTCATTGTCCACTCTACTCTCGTccgaaaatcaaaagaaaacaaggatGATCGCTTTCCTAGTTTTGTAGCTCTCACGGTCTCACCTCAAGTTCACTCATAGGTGGAGTTCTGTCTCATCGTCTTCGAGACTTCGGCAGCTTCGGTGAATTATCATCAGAAATGGAAGATTACGTCGAGATCATCCACTTGGACAAAGACGGCATTGATCACCTACGTTGATCGATGTTTCTTAGTACTTACTTCTAACTCTGTAGCCATGGCATAGTTCTACATTAATGACTTCGGGCTACATAAAGCTTCAgagtagaggaagtagctaaaTTATAAAATATGCCATTTTTGAGGAAGCAAACAAGCATCTCATTTGTACAATGTCAGTTTAAAACTGAATAGAGGAAGTAGCTAAATTACAAAATATgccatttttgtattttatattccatctccatttgatagcattttgataattttaataaaattttgaatcaaagtttgagaaactttccttgcttatcatggataaaaatttggccattgagataTATATGGGGTCCTCTAAAATCTGTTATCATTAAGTTTGTTAAGTGGCTTCCCTCTCTCATATATCTATCTCTATTCTACTAGATCTAGGACACTCCACATTCTCCAACTACCAAATATTCCTACTAATACATTCCTTTTGctactaaaataaataaactttttttcttttctttctttctttcttttatggttTTAAATCATGTCTTCAATTATATCTTAAACATATTTTTGAACGACCTCCCAATGTTTATGAAACTAAGAGTTTGGAATCAAAATATTCAATCGGATGTTAGcaatgttattggtgaagcctgatcttagTCTAAaaagtgttgtggtgattcttcgGTGGGTCGTTTTGAAGCTAGAATGGCCATAAAGTACATATATTAGTGTCGGCACTAACCCCTGTAGAGCTCGTTGAGATCTTggttttcttatataatgttgttatctctttgagagatgtgagaGTGAGGATTTATATTTTTTGCTTAGAAAAAATAGTGGAATCTTTTTATCGCTCCACCGTGGACGTAACCTTCCTTCATAGGGGTGAACCACGtgaatcttgtcttgtgttcttgctcttctcttcctcttagtttttcttctacaaaaaGTGTTATTCTAgacgttgtttttctaacaagcAAGAATAACGTTAAACTTCCTTTCCATTAAACGAGTCCATGTGAACCCAAACTCAGACG containing:
- the LOC122646664 gene encoding plant UBX domain-containing protein 7-like, whose amino-acid sequence is MERVLTATEKQSMVSSFLEIAVGQSAETARQFLQATSWKLEEAIQLFYVGNDGGGLPPSSYSSPTENASPLPEQSLGGPARNIENVGQDAGSEEVRPPLPVKRDVLYDDAILYRTSRMGYPSQEASSLVAFRNFGEEMKHPGVWESDQGAASSTDNSQDNLASLYRPPFALMLHGPFDTAKVTASDQDKWLVVNLQSTKEFSSHMLNRDTWSNEAVAQTIRTNFIFWQVYDDTTEGKKVCTYYNLDSIPVILVIDPITGQKMWSWNGMIHPDRLLEDLLPFMDGGPKNHHITHPHKRPRESPQKSTQKAQVTDDANEEDEELRLALAASLGSKKEPINFTSTNAADDSNLDKEAETCSTKKYTYPSLPEEPKGDRNLLCRVGIRLPDGRRVQRNFLLKDPVKLLWSFCYSQLEEAETRPFRLTQAIPGASKSLDYESVLTFELSGLANSMISVTWE